From a region of the Drosophila ananassae strain 14024-0371.13 chromosome XL, ASM1763931v2, whole genome shotgun sequence genome:
- the LOC6502242 gene encoding uncharacterized protein LOC6502242 isoform X3, translated as MDKMDQFSELNPQHEAIFTQIDNPNDIKVQNEELPKQDSQPKHDQKETLHLPENSQEVPPSQDLDTEASQKSVGRRPKKKTRPMPSEDRMRHSIADSLMEILANMRDPGCQRQCFELLQVRDPLQARSRILAELQKIDARRTNP; from the exons ATGGATAAAATGGATCAGTTTTCAGAACTAAACCCACAGCATGAAGCTATCTTTACACAAATCGACAATCCCAACGATATTAAGGTTCAAAAT GAAGAGCTGCCAAAACAGGATTCCCAACCAAAGCATGACCAGAAGGAGACCCTACACCTCCCGGAGAACTCCCAAGAGGTGCCGCCAAGTCAAGACCTTGACACTGAAGCCTCCCAGAAGTCGGTGGGTCGTCGTCCCAAGAAGAAAACACGGCCCATGCCCTCCGAGGACCGAATGCGCCACTCCATTGCCGACAGTCTGATGGAGATTCTGGCCAATATGAGAGACCCTGGATGCCAGCGACAGTGTTTTGAGCTCCTGCAGGTCAGAGATCCTCTGCAGGCACGCAGTCGGATCCTCGCCGAACTCCAGAAGATCGATGCGAGACGAACTAATCCCTAA
- the LOC6502196 gene encoding BLOC-1-related complex subunit 8 homolog, giving the protein MSRGGELVFKTKKTSEKISENIHIFANDPSLAFFRVQEHVRKVSPAIFEKRDEVFQLQNKLQGHCYDMEYGIQALRTIEKSESVFDNIQEMIKASIFLKQQLRYEENRKKIKKESTKSSVYKRFSAHLALDLPELPDFGGVMRETSQRMENIIGPTAATGRSEAQTTQSSNPGELQRSYTTLH; this is encoded by the exons ATGTCCCGAGGCGGAGAACTGGTCTTTAAAACGAAGAAAACCTCGGAAAAGATATCGGAGAACATACACATATTCGCCAATGACCCGTCGTTGGCGTTTTTCCGGGTCCAGGAGCATGTACGGAAGGTGTCACCAGCGATTTTCGAGAAGCGCGATGAGGTATTCCAGCTGCAGAACAAACTGCAGGGCCACTGCTACGACATGGAATACGGAATTCA AGCCCTGCGCACCATCGAGAAATCAGAGAGCGTTTTCGATAACATACAGGAGATGATTAAGGCTTCAATATTCCTGAAACAGCAACTACGATACGAGGAAAACCGCAAGAAGATTAAAAAGGAAAGCACCAAATCATCGGTCTACAAGCGTTTCTCAGCTCACCTCGCCCTCGATCTGCCCGAATTGCCCGATTTTGGGGGAGTTATGAGGGAGACCAGTCAACGGATGGAGAACATCATTGGTCCTACGGCGGCAACAGGACGTTCAGAGGCTCAAACAACTCAGTCCAGTAATCCTGGAGAGCTCCAAAGATCCTATACCACACTCCACTAg
- the LOC6502197 gene encoding glutaredoxin-related protein 5, mitochondrial, whose translation MNRICQSLLRQSYAGAAHHMRPAAASPAATALKSLSALRFYSADAAAPPAAVDKATLDKLVRTNKVVIFMKGNPQQPRCGFSNAVVQILRMHGVQYDAHDVLQNEALRQGVKDYTDWPTIPQVFIDGEFVGGCDILLQMHQSGDLIEELKKVGIVSELLKAEESKKAAGSKEEAK comes from the exons ATGAACAGAATTTGCCAGAGCCTGTTGCGTCAGAGCTATGCAGGAGCCGCGCATCATATGCGACCGGCAGCTGCCAGTCCGGCAGCCACTGCATTGAAATCATTGTCAGCGTTGCGGTTCTATTCCGCGGATGCGGCTGCTCCGCCGGCTGCCGTGGACAAGGCAACGCTGGACAAGCTGGTGCGCACCAACAAGGTGGTCATTTTCATGAAGGGCAATCCCCAGCAGCCACGATGCGGCTTTAGCAACGCTGTGGTCCAGATCCTGCGCATGCACGGCGTTCAGTACGATGCCCACGATGTTCTCCAAAACGAGGCGCTTCGTCAAG GCGTCAAGGACTACACAGACTGGCCAACCATTCCCCAGGTATTCATTGATGGCGAATTCGTTGGCGGTTGCGATATTTTACTCCAAATGCACCAAAGCGGTGATCTTATCGAGGAACTCAAGAAAGTAGGCATCGTATCGGAGCTACTGAAGGCGGAGGAATCGAAAAAGGCGGCGGGGTCCAAGGAGGAGGCCAAATAG
- the LOC6502242 gene encoding uncharacterized protein LOC6502242 isoform X1 — MDKMDQFSELNPQHEAIFTQIDNPNDIKVQNFSLQEELPKQDSQPKHDQKETLHLPENSQEVPPSQDLDTEASQKSVGRRPKKKTRPMPSEDRMRHSIADSLMEILANMRDPGCQRQCFELLQVRDPLQARSRILAELQKIDARRTNP; from the exons ATGGATAAAATGGATCAGTTTTCAGAACTAAACCCACAGCATGAAGCTATCTTTACACAAATCGACAATCCCAACGATATTAAGGTTCAAAAT TTCTCTCTTCAGGAAGAGCTGCCAAAACAGGATTCCCAACCAAAGCATGACCAGAAGGAGACCCTACACCTCCCGGAGAACTCCCAAGAGGTGCCGCCAAGTCAAGACCTTGACACTGAAGCCTCCCAGAAGTCGGTGGGTCGTCGTCCCAAGAAGAAAACACGGCCCATGCCCTCCGAGGACCGAATGCGCCACTCCATTGCCGACAGTCTGATGGAGATTCTGGCCAATATGAGAGACCCTGGATGCCAGCGACAGTGTTTTGAGCTCCTGCAGGTCAGAGATCCTCTGCAGGCACGCAGTCGGATCCTCGCCGAACTCCAGAAGATCGATGCGAGACGAACTAATCCCTAA
- the LOC6502242 gene encoding uncharacterized protein LOC6502242 isoform X2 — protein MDKMDQFSELNPQHEAIFTQIDNPNDIKFSLQEELPKQDSQPKHDQKETLHLPENSQEVPPSQDLDTEASQKSVGRRPKKKTRPMPSEDRMRHSIADSLMEILANMRDPGCQRQCFELLQVRDPLQARSRILAELQKIDARRTNP, from the exons ATGGATAAAATGGATCAGTTTTCAGAACTAAACCCACAGCATGAAGCTATCTTTACACAAATCGACAATCCCAACGATATTAAG TTCTCTCTTCAGGAAGAGCTGCCAAAACAGGATTCCCAACCAAAGCATGACCAGAAGGAGACCCTACACCTCCCGGAGAACTCCCAAGAGGTGCCGCCAAGTCAAGACCTTGACACTGAAGCCTCCCAGAAGTCGGTGGGTCGTCGTCCCAAGAAGAAAACACGGCCCATGCCCTCCGAGGACCGAATGCGCCACTCCATTGCCGACAGTCTGATGGAGATTCTGGCCAATATGAGAGACCCTGGATGCCAGCGACAGTGTTTTGAGCTCCTGCAGGTCAGAGATCCTCTGCAGGCACGCAGTCGGATCCTCGCCGAACTCCAGAAGATCGATGCGAGACGAACTAATCCCTAA